A single genomic interval of Helianthus annuus cultivar XRQ/B chromosome 6, HanXRQr2.0-SUNRISE, whole genome shotgun sequence harbors:
- the LOC110944875 gene encoding uncharacterized protein LOC110944875: MPKHSKVMRDFPTHRRKIETIQQVTLSEECSAALLNKLPQKKIDPGSFTIPCSVGGSPISNALADLEARINLMPASMFNRLGLGKPNPTKMSIQLADRSGKYPQGVIENLLIKVGEFVFPADFVILDMEEDIEILLILGRPFLATARAMVDMSEGQLTLRVGEKEIKFEVGQ, encoded by the coding sequence ATGCCAAAGCATTCTAAGGTTATGAGAGACTTCCCCACTCACAGAAGAAAAATTGAAACCATCCAACAAGTCACCCTTAGTGAAGAATGCTCGGCGGCACTCCTCAACAAGCTcccccaaaagaagattgatcccggaagtttcaccaTTCCTTGCTCTGTTGGTGGATCGCCAATAAGCAATGCACTAGCCGACTTAGAGGCTCGTATTAATTTAATGCCGGCCTCTATGTTCAACCGACTAGGATTGGGAAAACCAAATCCTACGAAAATGAGCATTCAACTTGCGGACCGGTCGGGAAAATACCCTCAAGGTGTCATAGAGAACTTATTGATAAAGGTAGGGGAATTTGTTTTTCCTGCCGACTTTGTTATTCTAGACATGGAAGAAGACATCGAAATTCTGCTCATACTAGGACGacctttccttgccaccgcacgAGCTATGGTAGATATGAGCGAAGGACAACTAACATTGAGGGTTGGTGAAAAAGAGATCAAGTTTGAAGTTGGGCAATGA